TTAAAATACATTTGACAATGTATATGTTTCAGTGCTATTATTAATAGGTAAATTATTTATCATGTTTGGAGGAAGATATAATGGTAAGAGGTAAAGTAAAATGGTTCAATGCTGAGAAAGGTTATGGCTTCATAGAAAGAGAAGGAGGTTCAGATGTATTCGTACATTACTCAGCAATTGAACAAGATGGTTTTAAGACATTAGAGGAAGGACAGGAAGTTGAGTTTGATATAGTGGAGGCAGAAAAAGGGCCACAGGCCGCTAACGTTAAAAAGGTTTCTTAATTGAGAAATTTAACCCTAACAGAGATGTTAGGGTTTTTAATTATTAGTAGATTGTAAATAATGATGTAGTTGCTTTTTATCTAGACTGCTGAAAAAAATTTTAAAAAGGATATTGACGAATCAGAGTTTTTTAGGTATACTAATACTTGTCACGAGAAATGGTCGTATAGCTCAGCTGGGAGAGCACCTGCCTTACAAGCAGGGGGTCATAGGTTCGAGCCCTATTGCGACCACCATTACGGCCCAATAGCTCAGTTGGTTAGAGCGCCAGCCTGTCACGCTGGA
The nucleotide sequence above comes from Thermoanaerobacterium sp. CMT5567-10. Encoded proteins:
- a CDS encoding cold-shock protein, with the protein product MVRGKVKWFNAEKGYGFIEREGGSDVFVHYSAIEQDGFKTLEEGQEVEFDIVEAEKGPQAANVKKVS